Genomic window (Lycium barbarum isolate Lr01 chromosome 2, ASM1917538v2, whole genome shotgun sequence):
AAGGGTAAACTAagtattttaaagttaaatttttactaaaaaaatgtatcattttattttgtgactgactaaaaaggaaagagtataatataaattgggatggagagaGTAATTATTTTTACTTTAACGAGAGACTAATAATTGGACAAACTCTTACGATTATTTGCCCCGAAAATATGAgaattgttataaatattatttattattatggatgtctatctttaggagaaatattagggttagtgactttggaatcaagtcacttttcccctataaatatagaggttctccttcattgtaaatTAATTTCATCAAGAGAAATAAGAACTCttccctcttctctctttctccacaatattcttcttgctttctttattattttataacacgttatcagcacgagtctctaatTATTTGTTTGGCCACGTTATAGAACCGTTTTCTAAGAGATTGATGGAGCCAAATTGCTTCCTTACTGTAAGTACGTATCACATATATCCATATTGATATATTTATTGAGAAGTTATTTTGTTAACTGTTGTGGCTACAGTGGGAAACAAATAATCCTTTTTGTACGTAGAGGAAAGGTTCTGTTTGTATGCTTTTAGATATATTTACACTTCATGCAGGTGTTGACTTGTTCAATTAACACATAGAAACATGGTACAATCTATTCACTTTGTATAGCCTAAATACGTGTATATCATACAATGTGTAttatcgaaaaaaaaaaaactcataaacTCCGATAGAGTTGACAAGAAAATATATAAccaccagaagtggtaatattttcataTACTTATTGTGATTATAAAGGAAGATATGTTAGAGAACAATTCTCTATATttatgcctcgatttgctcctgaagtagcaatatcttaagaGAGGTTCTAAACTATCataatttgatatgcttaaggcgcgATAAGATATGtttcattcctgaagaatgagtACTTTCGATAAATGTTACAAATACGGATCcgttccctgaagtgaatgtgatgatATTTAGTAAAGATTATAAATAAGGACGTGCGATTGGTTGTGAAGTTATCACGAGtcacctccagaagaggtagaataattgaaggaaaaaaaaaattctaaatatTCTATGCTTTACTCCCCAAGTAGTAAACTCAGAAATTTACTCATGAAGTAGCGAACTTTGAACTCTATTTCCGAAATAGTAAACTTTGAGCTCTATTCCCGAAATAGTAAGACTCTGaattctactcccgaagtagtaggaCTCTGAAATCTACTTCTAGGATCctgaaatctactcccgaagaagtttactcttgaagtagtaaataTTCTGAAATCTACTCGTGAAGTAGTAACTTTGAAATTTACTTCTGATGTAGTAAGACTTTGAAAGCAGAGGACGTTTTTTTTTCCAGACCATTTGAATTATTATGTGTAAACCTCTTTTATGTATTTTGTACTGACCATGTCTGAGGTAAATATTCTACGAGTAAATGCCGTTGGCAATTAATCAAGAAATCACATGTATGTTGTACTGTTAGTTTTATTTGGcaacgaaaaaaaataaaaaacgttTAGTGAAAATAATTAAAGTTTCATACAACAATATTATATTGACCATTTTTGAATTCCTTCAGGAGACGTCAAAGCTATGCTCGTTTTTATAGTGCTAAATACATAACCCAAATCATCGTTATCTCATTTATCTTGTAAGTTGCTATTTCATACTGTTTGATATTGACAGGAATATTTGAAAATTTATGGTGTCATCTTGTTTAGGATCTTTATTAGTGAGAAGTCCCTCTTCCTTGTTTGTCTTCTTTGATTATTCAAGCAGAAGAGGATTGGGGCCTGTTACTCCATTTATCAATAGATTAAAGGAATATCTGATATTCAACCTAAAAATGCCTGGGAATCACAATTCTACCTTTACTATGAGTGTAACATTAATGctttttctttttcagtttgctCGGTTCTTACTATAGACTATAACTAGGACCAGATGTAACAGTGTTGTGAGTAGGCAATTAAGAGATGTTAAACCTCATAAATAATCATCAACCTTCTATATTACAGCATTATTCAAAATTGTCGACATCAGTCTCACTCATCATTGTAACACGAGTACTGGAGGTGGTTGAGTTGGATTAGAAGTCAACTATGCTTTTCACCATATATTTTACATTGTTCCGTCATTCATTGGATTCCTACTAAATAGTCCCACTATCCCACATATTTTGTTAAGAGCaaacaacaaagaaaaataatCTTATGTgtacgaaaaagaaaaaaaaatctcatgTGATTCAGGAATGCTGCATGTCTAATACTTATTTTATGTATCTTACTTGCTTTACAATTTGTAAGTCTTTGTTTTTTTGTAATTAAAGTAAAGCAGATAAGGGTACAGTACTCTGTATGGCAATTGTTTACAGCAGCTCTATAAATgatttgatacaaaatattcgGGTATTAATGGGTATTCTCCCTGAAGGAGATATTTACCATAGAAGTTGGATAGAATTATTAAAGACTATATAACTTAATGTTTACTTTTCGTTATGAATTTACAATTATTTTAAATGTTCATTTGATTACTGTTTATTTCATGACACCAGCAGTGTCTGACTAAAATTTCTTTTATGATACCAGCAGTATCTAAGATATGTTTGGTAGtacaaattaaattaataattaagaGCTCCAGAAGAGCTAAATATTTATCTAGAAGATCGTGGCACTAGTAGTGTCCAAACAATATGTGATTATGGAAAATAAATTAAAGGCTCCTGAAGAGCTTATATACTTTTTTCGTAATTCGTTCTAGATTGTAATATATGAAGTTGTTATGACCGAAACAGAAGTtgtagtaaacccgaagtttactCAAATAAATGGCTATCATATTGAAGTTATAAATGATAGGAGGATCAAGTATCTTCAAAGTCATGGTTGGTAAGAAATATCTATGTGAAAGGTTACACGCCTTATTCTCCAAATTGTACtacaaatataagcatgatgaaatcacatgtcacggtaaaccagaagtttattggtacaaaaaaaaaatcatgtcatagtaaaccagaagttgaCTAAAACATATAACACATGGTatggtaaacctgaagtttactagtataaataattttattagtcggcatgagcggttggccatcccgattcaaatatgatgtgaAAATTGAGTATTTggcatatattgaagaactagaagattcttcaagaatttattgtcgttacttgttctcatgataagttgattatactggCTAAAGTTGGGATTGAGTTCcctaaattttgaaaaaatataaaaagtgaatatgggcccgttcacctgttatgtgatgtcttaaatagatgcatcgataagacggtcacatgtgcttttattgtcaacccgcagtttgacatatgcaaagttacttgctcaaaataattgagttgagagcacaattttcagattatgtaatcaagataattcatctcgttaatgctggtttatatccgaGCTGGTTTGGCGTTAAATGCCTCTActaaatagctaaaccattgtttatgagaacaaagcttcatgtgttgatctgaaatatgatatattgcatacaacaacacttaTATGCTTCAGACCAaagaattatgataaattctcccctcacaatTGGTTCAAGGTCAGGAACCAGATATTTCCATCTAACAATTTTTATGCGTGGTATACGATTAATTAATCTACCGtgatgcacaaagatggattcccctaaagaagatgggatatatgttagtttttctaaaaTAAAGGGGAGAGAAGAAGCAGCtgagaaatatgttatgaattatcatgatcctcattcaaaagataattcaactcaaatgctagaagcatttgttgacccaaaattaatttctaatttcagctgcaaaatgctcctattaaattcatgtccctaaaggacagagtctacagcatgcatgaagcgtggtagactaatcggttccaaacgcaataatcattgaaaagaaagaggagcaaAATGATCAATGATCATTATAAGGAGACAATGATCATTATAAGGAGACAgcgtgctcttgaagagcctacgacataacacttcatgaaaccttatgagaggttaggtacctaaaaataatggaagtgatgagatctcaataagttatgtcctATTGCAAACCGATACAAGATaatatatcgtcgacgatatctttggtacaatatagcgcaatattgtaaaagattatGAGGATCTGAATTCTACGTATATAAAGCATGCTAACGTAGACATTATTACcaagtgaaatgacgcatctcggtaagcataaagcttatttgacctgctgtccagacaccagaagatgtcatatcatttaaatagaaatagatgttgtcacatcctatatgaattacttgacaaaattcctgaagaattttaaatgcctgaagcatatacaagttgtagaaatttgttcataattcttatatgaattaagTTAAGTAAGGTGAACGCGATtttatcaccttaatgaatatttactgactaagggCACAAATGACTATATTTATCCTTACGTCTTTGTGaaaatcaaaatatgtcatattgttggtgcaagttgattacttgaatattattgaaactcttgaagagttcTCAAAAGCAATTTATTATCtgttgaaagaagttgaaatgagaaacttgcagaattttttggtcctgaagtgtcatatctttatgcaattgatgtatttatatattttgctataaCTATGAAGGATTATGGTCATACGATGTTGTTTTACATGACaatcaaatcatataaagataacatctgtttataaagcaagttaggaatgcacttggagtgatttcaataATATTATATGCTGATGCAACTCTATCCGGAGACTGAAGATGCAACAACATACATAGTCCAACTAAAGAGTGGATTCATAAAAGGACAAAGCTCATTTCACCAGAGTTGTTCTTCAAAAacgagctccaaaagaatggtgatacCAAGGTGCAACAAATTGTTCGAGTGATAATATGActgatttattcaccaagtctaTACAACTGCAACTCTCGAGTGAAGATGTGAAGATTCAAATTTTTagattgaagttctcatcagggggagttaatacgcgttgtattctttttccctttcaagatttttgtcccactgggtttttctagtaaggttttaacgaggcacgttatctatcaaatagacttccaagggggagtgttataaatattatttattattatggatgtctatctttaggagaaatagAGTTAGTGATTTTGGGATCAAGTCatttttcccctataaatatagaggttctccttcattgtaaatTAATTTCATCAAGAGAAATAAGAACTCTcccctcttctctctttctccacAATATTCTTCttgcttgctttattattttataacaagaATATTGAATTTATAAAATGATGTTACTTCATATCTCGAATTATGAGTAATGCTGagataagaaaaataaaaaagggtATCCTGCACTACATGCCTGTGCGATATGACTCGATTGTTTAGATACATTTTATGTGATTTAAAATCAAATATATATACCCCTAAAACTATGAAAATATTACGCCAATATATGATGTTATCTCTATTTAAATATCCAATGTAATAAAAATTCTACACAAAGGAATATTCACCTAAGTAAGTGAATTTTAAGATAATTTGAATGAAACAATAAATAAGTAGTTATGAACTAGTTTTTAAgatcaattttcaatttttaatataatatcaTTAATGATATTATAAGAGTTATGAACTGACGCAATCAAATAATTAATGAGTTAAAGGTTGTCTACTCATTTGTTTGCGCACGTGCATAATGGTTAAGACCTTAAATCATTAAGTACATCTCTTTACATTAAGATTTAAACACTTGTTTGGTCTGAATAAATCTTACTCCctcgttcatttttacttgtcagtattctaaaaatagattttcacttttacttgtcacttgtagcatatcaagaaaagacaatttattttttcctgttttactcatagtattaattactcacttcaaatcatttttcaaatccaataaaaatatgcatagTTAATATGGTACGTTGGTAAATTATGTActccatttattatttcttaaacagcgtgaaaagtccaaagtggacaagtaaaagtgaatggaagGAGTATTCATTATGATATTGAACAAAATCTTAATATCATTAACAGGTACTTTTGTGTCGATAATCTTCACCACTATTCTATCTACAACCACCAGTCATCACTACTAACCACATATGCCATCAAAACTATCGTTATCGTCACTAATCACCAACCACCTTAGCCATCACAATAACCAGTGCCAACCACTGTCAGTCGCTACCACACCTACCACCTCATTCATTATAATTATATCGACTGTTATCACCGCCACCACAACCACCATCACTATCAATCACTGCCACGACTGTGACCGATTTCTACTACCAACCACCTCCACCATCACAACTAGCAACGCTGCTAACTACCATCAACACATCGACAATCACCACACATTCTTCAGCCACCACCACCATGCAAACTACAAATATCAACTAACTCTACCATCACAACCACCACTATCAACCGCCACCATCACGCCAGTAACTGTAACACCAACCACATCCACCATCACAACTATCACCACCGCTAACTACCATCAACACATCATCAATCACCACACATTCTTcagccaccaccaccaccacgccGACTACAAACATCAACCAACTCTACCATCACAACCACCACTATCAACGGCCACCATCACGCCAGTAACTGCAACACCAACCATCTCCACCATCATAACTATCACCACATTCATTACTAGTCACTAACACAAACCATCACAATCACCACCACCACCGCCACCAGTACAAACCATCACTAGAGAATGTACATGTTTCTATTGTTTATTATCAAAGAGCACCtgactgaactcaaaagattctttaaTATTTTGAAATCTGAAGTTGAAGTCTGCCAGACGCCCATAAATAAGAGCATTTGGGGAGAAGTAAAGACATCATCAACAACACCTCCCAAGAAAAAAactccatattccccttctctttcatcaaatgccTCAATCTCTTTCTCAGTCCAAAACCCCCgtaatataaacttctattgtaaAATAGTATTAAGTTTTCACTACTTCTCtcctagtgtgaagtagtttttggggttccccgaaagggaaaccttcCTCCATCTTCAAGTCATGTAAGTTTTATTAACTATGTTTCTGTACTattctccctattatgtaaattatgtCCATGTTTATATAAATACTATATTTTAAGTAATTGCTTGTTATTATGAATctgttactcttagtatatggttattctcttaacttcttaataaacTCGATGGATTAGCCTGTAAGTTTCTAGGTGCTAAGAGGCCGTTAAAATGTCCAAAAATGATGAAGGACTAACTGTTGGCCATGACCGGGGTGTGGGTAAAGCAGAAGGTTATTAAGAACAacggttaagagaaagagatgaacagtgaaACAAGATTTATAATTGGACAAAGTCCagattattattaaaaaaaaagcgAGATAAACAGAAACTTAGAAATATAACTATATGATAAGAGGACAtttaggagtgaggaagtactaAATATGATTGTTTAACAAACCaccttattttcttttaaatatatatatatatatatatatatatatatatatatatatatatatatatattctaatatcattattttttatttgaattatatATCTATTATGTTTACATGTAAATAAATTGTAtattcagatattgaaaaacaaacCATCTTAATCATTCAATGTTCAGATAATAGAGACCACATCTTAATCATTCCGACATATACTTAAAtgtcttaatcttaataaaaataaatgagGCCTAAAAAGTCCAAACCTTAGGGACAAGAAGAATATAAACATTACTCTTATCATACATTAAATACTATACAAAGCAAtggaaggagaaaaacaaaaactTACTGAAAATAGTTAACATCTCAAATTTAACAATAGAGAACTTCCAATTCCCTATTCACCAATTATTATCTAAAAAAATACTATATCAATTTCTAAAAAACGGATAATTTCTTGAACTCTGGTGGAACCATAGCCATCCATGGCTTTCTCTTTGTTCACAACTACAACTACATCATCAAGCTTGTCTCCTCAATGCCAAGCTCGACTCAATACCAGTCGCAATAGAACCAACCCAAAGCGCGTGTCTACAAACACAAACAGAAGAAAGCAACAAAAACCCAATCCCCCTCAACTCAAATCCGGTGAGTTTAGACCACCACCACCAATTACCACCGCCACTGGTGACACTGCCACTACCTTCACGCGCTTACCCCCAAAAGATGACTTTTTTATTCCAAAACTTCAAGATTCAACTGAAATTACTCTCTTTGAGTCAACTAAACCAACCCCATCTAAGAATCTTGAAAAACAATTGGATTTGTTGGATGATGACAATGTGGAGAATTTAAGGTTTGATTATGGAAAGTTCGAGTTGTACGAGGTTAATGATGATTCTGAGGATGAAAATGATGAAGACGATGGTGCAATGGAAGGTACTAAAAGTAGGGTATTTGAGGGTAGTGGGAAGTTTGAGTTGTACGAGGTTGACGATGATtttgatgaaaatgatgatgaggGGGACAGTGAAATGGAAGGTTCTAAAAGTGGGGTTTTTGAGGGTAGTGGAAAATTCAAGTTGTACGAGGTTAACGATGATtttgaggatgatgatgatgtgggGGGCAGTGAAATGGAAGGTTCTAGAATTGGGGTTTTTGAGGGTGGTGATGTGTTTGAAGGGGAAGGTAGTGATATAAAGGAGAAGGAGAAAGGGGTTCCAGCAGTAATGAGGTGTTTCGATAGGGCGAAAATATATGTAAAAGCAGGTGATGGAGGGAATGGGGTGGTGGCATTTAGAAGGGAGAAGTTTGTTCCATTAGGTGGACCATCAGGTGGTGATGGAGGGAGGGGAGGGAATGTGTATTTGGAGGTAGACGGGTCGATGAATTCGTTGTTGCCTTTTAGGCAAAGCGTGCATATTAAAGCTGGAAGAGGAGGGCATGGTCATGGAAAGAAGCAATTCGGGGCAAAAGGCGAAGATGTAGTGGTAAAGGTTCCACCAGGTACTGTCGTTAGGGAGGCTCAGGAGGGTGGAATTCGAGGGAATGTACTTTTCGAGTTGTTGCATCCAGGACAGAGGGCATTGCTGTTGCCTGGTGGAAGAGGTGGGAGAGGGAATGCCTCTTTTAAGACAGGGATGAATAGGGTGCCCAAAATCGCCGAGAATGGAGAAGAAGGTCCGGAGATGTGAGTATCTCTAATGAATATCGTTTATGCTCTTTACACTTCGGAATTTTTCATTGTATCTTTTAGGTACATTCAGCAGCTAACTATATAGCAGTATGATATTAGATTGTCATGAGTTGGAAAAATGAACAAAACCTATCATTTGTGGGTCTATTAAGCTGTCATCCTTAATTTTGAATTCCAATTAAGCTAGGACTATATCCTAGTCAGATTTCTTTCATATTCCATCATTTATGTATCTTGCAAGTAACAGTCCTATTGATCAGGTGGTTAGAGTTGGAGCTTAAGTTGGTTGCTGATGTCGGTATAGTTGGAGCGCCAAATGCTGGGAAAAGTACATTTCTCAGTGTTATAAGTGCTGCTCAGCCAGCTATTGCTAATTATCCCTTTACCACTTTGCTCCCAAATTTGGGCGTAGTTTCATTTGATTATGATGCTACTGTGGTCGTCGCTGATCTGCCTGGTCTACTCGAAGGGGCACACCGAGGTTTTGGTTTAGGCCATGAGTTTCTTCGgcactcagaaagatgttcagtCCTGGTACAAGCTTTTCTAAAGTGTTCTTTCTTTGCATAAATAATTCGAATGTGTTCCAATTCTGCATAACTGGAACTATTAGTGAGTTGTTGGATCAGATAAAGATTTTGGCATATTACCATATTCTTATATAGTGTGCATTTTGTAATTTGAATATGCTTGCTATGTTATAGCTAATTCGTGATGAAACTTAATGTGAGAGCTTTTAATCTAGAAATATTTATTTGGAAAGGTTAAATTGATTGCCAACTGTAAAGGGAAGCCCAGCACCAAGCATTCCTCGTTCACACAGGGTTGGGGGAAGGGCTGCACCCCAAAACTTGCAAACtgtattttgattattcttttCTTGTTTCAAGTTTGTAGTAGCTTTGTGGTTTTCTTATTGCAAAGGGAAAAAAACATAGGGCTTCATATTTAGCTACCCTTTCCTTTTCCGCAACATGGAATCACTGTACTATGTCCTTAGGCCCATTGACATGAGCGACAGACAAAATTGAAGAGGTGTTTTCTGGGTAAAGATGTCTTCCCTCCCCCAATTACTCCGTGCATCCGATACATTTCATAGTTTACTTAAAAATTCCAATTATTTCACTAGAGCCTTTCTTTACCCTTTTATTATTCTGATATTGAGCTAATATGTTTGACTAATTGATGGAACTTTTATTTGGAGAAAGGTGCATGTGGTTGATGGTTCATCTCCACAACCGGAATATGAATTTGAAGCTGTTCGTCTTGAACTGGAAATGTTTAGTCCTGAACTTGCTGAAAAGCCTTATTTAGTGGTTTACAACAAAATGGATCTCCCAGATGCATATGAGAACTGGAAGACATTCAGGGACAGTCTGAGATCTCgtgcaattgaacccttttgcaTGAGTGCAGTGAAAAGTGAGGGTACACATGAAGTTATTTGTGCTGCTTATGAGCTTGTTCGTAGAAGAAAAGAAGCTGCTAAAGAAGAAGGTAAGCGTTTCTTATGTCTGTATTGTTACGATTTTACCCGTGGGCATGATTATGCTAAAATGCTTTTCATGTTCAGTTAATTTGTTTTGACAAGTGCAATTAAATTGCACAGGTGTCTGTTCTAGCTAAATAAATATTCCTATAAATTTTTTTCCTACTTTTGGGTTGTCCTAAAATGTTGTCCATTTCATAATTAGCACATTTTAAATACACAGAAGTTTCAAATGCCCCCACTTTACCTTTCTCCTTACTTTATCCTCTCTTCTACCTTTCCACAATGCAAAAGTAAAAAATGGCATCCATGTTTCTCAAGAAATAATGAACAATTCATGTATTCACTATTCTCTTACTACTTGAGC
Coding sequences:
- the LOC132626842 gene encoding GTP-binding protein OBGC, chloroplastic; this translates as MAFSLFTTTTTSSSLSPQCQARLNTSRNRTNPKRVSTNTNRRKQQKPNPPQLKSGEFRPPPPITTATGDTATTFTRLPPKDDFFIPKLQDSTEITLFESTKPTPSKNLEKQLDLLDDDNVENLRFDYGKFELYEVNDDSEDENDEDDGAMEGTKSRVFEGSGKFELYEVDDDFDENDDEGDSEMEGSKSGVFEGSGKFKLYEVNDDFEDDDDVGGSEMEGSRIGVFEGGDVFEGEGSDIKEKEKGVPAVMRCFDRAKIYVKAGDGGNGVVAFRREKFVPLGGPSGGDGGRGGNVYLEVDGSMNSLLPFRQSVHIKAGRGGHGHGKKQFGAKGEDVVVKVPPGTVVREAQEGGIRGNVLFELLHPGQRALLLPGGRGGRGNASFKTGMNRVPKIAENGEEGPEMWLELELKLVADVGIVGAPNAGKSTFLSVISAAQPAIANYPFTTLLPNLGVVSFDYDATVVVADLPGLLEGAHRGFGLGHEFLRHSERCSVLVHVVDGSSPQPEYEFEAVRLELEMFSPELAEKPYLVVYNKMDLPDAYENWKTFRDSLRSRAIEPFCMSAVKSEGTHEVICAAYELVRRRKEAAKEEVRTDTVNLNYVADLVKKKRNAPINEFEITHDSSSKTWYVQGSGLQRFVQMTNWRYMDSDRRFQHVLEACGVNKSLLKLGVKEGDTVVVGDMELEWHDYDNAGSISRRKWAVEPSR